A genome region from Sceloporus undulatus isolate JIND9_A2432 ecotype Alabama chromosome 1, SceUnd_v1.1, whole genome shotgun sequence includes the following:
- the LOC121931431 gene encoding pancreatic secretory granule membrane major glycoprotein GP2-like isoform X1, whose amino-acid sequence MAPRKLSLAVILAASLLMSSRSSNTGEEINETIICTKDLIEVEIPSIFFLSRNPPILISDLHLNDPECHGTEVGNLYVFRIKTNFTDCGTQMDSDGSYIIFLNTIQNNFSDVITRTFINITFACRYPINYMVKQPNGENKISVDIRSITLNTEDGNFSVSMMLYKDQHFEDMWTTIPFLTLEDNIFVKVKMVPGNFIIRLENCWSTPTNDPVHVVQYSFIKKSCPQTVKDETLSVIRNGEGEEAMFRIQMFKFVGITFNHVFLHCTVQICHSTADTCKPNCTDDDNLIRKKREVTPFSNHMVSYGPIKRKLIGNEETGINKGRFSPLEMLVLGGLLLAVLVITGVLGNHLLHSRRTYPAMQAQLTMSRFHHSEIPQH is encoded by the exons ATGGCACCACGCAAACtgtccttagctgtcatcctggCAGCTTCTCTCTTGATGTCTTCCAGAAGCTCCAACACTGGAGAGG AAATCAATGAGACCATCATCTGCACCAAGGATCTGATTGAAGTGGAAATCCCAAGTATATTTTTCCTGTCCAGGAATCCTCCAATATTA ATTTCTGATTTGCATCTCAATGATCCAGAATGTCATGGCACTGAAGTAGGAAACCTCTATGTGTTCAGGATTAAGACCAACTTCACAGACTGTGGAACACAAATG gATTCAGATGGTTCTTATATAATTTTCCTCAACACTATTCAGAACAATTTCTCTGATGTAATCACTAGAACTTTCatcaatattacatttgcctgcCGATACCCTATTAATTACATGGTAAAGCAACCTAATGGCGAAAATAAAATCAGTGTTGATATCAG GTCCATTACACTGAACACTGAAGATGGGAACTTCTCTGTGTCCATGATGCTGTACAAGGACCAACATTTTGAAGACATGTGGACTACTATCCCTTTTCTGACTCTAGAGGACAACATATTTGTCAAAGTTAAAATG GTTCCAGGTAACTTCATCATTAGACTTGAAAACTGCTGGTCTACCCCAACAAATGATCCTGTCCATGTTGTTCAGTATTCCTTTATTAAGAAGAG TTGTCCACAAACTGTAAAAGATGAAACTCTGTCAGTAATAAgaaatggagaaggagaagaagcaatGTTTAGGATCCAAATGTTCAAATTTGTTGGCATCACATTCAATCATGTTTTCTTACACTGCACAGTTCAGATTTGTCATAGTACAGCCGATACTTGCAAACCG AACTGCACAGATGATGATAATCtaatcagaaagaaaagagaagtcaCACCTTTTTCTAATCACATGGTGTCATATGGGCCTATCAAACGAAAGCTGATAGGTAATGAAGAAACTGGTATAA ATAAAGGAAGATTTTCACCACTAGAAATGTTGGTCCTTGGTGGGCTTCTACTGGCTGTTTTAGTGATTACAGGAGTTCTGGGAAACCATTTGCTTCATTCAAGAAGGACATACCCTGCTATGCAAGCACAGCTGACAATGTCCCGTTTCCACCATTCTGAAATACCACAACATTGA
- the LOC121931431 gene encoding pancreatic secretory granule membrane major glycoprotein GP2-like isoform X2 produces MAPRKLSLAVILAASLLMSSRSSNTGEEINETIICTKDLIEVEIPSIFFLSRNPPILISDLHLNDPECHGTEVGNLYVFRIKTNFTDCGTQMDSDGSYIIFLNTIQNNFSDVITRTFINITFACRYPINYMVKQPNGENKISVDIRSITLNTEDGNFSVSMMLYKDQHFEDMWTTIPFLTLEDNIFVKVKMVPGNFIIRLENCWSTPTNDPVHVVQYSFIKKSCPQTVKDETLSVIRNGEGEEAMFRIQMFKFVGITFNHVFLHCTVQICHSTADTCKPIKEDFHH; encoded by the exons ATGGCACCACGCAAACtgtccttagctgtcatcctggCAGCTTCTCTCTTGATGTCTTCCAGAAGCTCCAACACTGGAGAGG AAATCAATGAGACCATCATCTGCACCAAGGATCTGATTGAAGTGGAAATCCCAAGTATATTTTTCCTGTCCAGGAATCCTCCAATATTA ATTTCTGATTTGCATCTCAATGATCCAGAATGTCATGGCACTGAAGTAGGAAACCTCTATGTGTTCAGGATTAAGACCAACTTCACAGACTGTGGAACACAAATG gATTCAGATGGTTCTTATATAATTTTCCTCAACACTATTCAGAACAATTTCTCTGATGTAATCACTAGAACTTTCatcaatattacatttgcctgcCGATACCCTATTAATTACATGGTAAAGCAACCTAATGGCGAAAATAAAATCAGTGTTGATATCAG GTCCATTACACTGAACACTGAAGATGGGAACTTCTCTGTGTCCATGATGCTGTACAAGGACCAACATTTTGAAGACATGTGGACTACTATCCCTTTTCTGACTCTAGAGGACAACATATTTGTCAAAGTTAAAATG GTTCCAGGTAACTTCATCATTAGACTTGAAAACTGCTGGTCTACCCCAACAAATGATCCTGTCCATGTTGTTCAGTATTCCTTTATTAAGAAGAG TTGTCCACAAACTGTAAAAGATGAAACTCTGTCAGTAATAAgaaatggagaaggagaagaagcaatGTTTAGGATCCAAATGTTCAAATTTGTTGGCATCACATTCAATCATGTTTTCTTACACTGCACAGTTCAGATTTGTCATAGTACAGCCGATACTTGCAAACCG ATAAAGGAAGATTTTCACCACTAG